From Maridesulfovibrio ferrireducens:
CTACCCCCATGAAACTCCATATGCCATCAACAAATACACCGCCGAACTGTACGTAAAATATTATGCTTCCATGTATTCACTACCCTGTGTATCCATAAGGGTTTTCAATACATACGGCCCGTATGAACCGCACGGAGCATATCGCAACGTTATACCTAATTTCATCGTGCGCGCAATAAAAGGCGAACCTCTTAATATCACCGGAGACGGCACTGAAACCAGAGATTTTACTTTTGTCGGCAATACCGCTCAGCTTTTGACTCTGGCAGCAACATCTGAAGTTACAGATGGTGACGTCTTCAACGGCGGAACCGGAAAACCCACCCAGATCATTGATCTTGCAAAACTGATCATTAAATACACCAACTCTTCTTCTGAAATAGTATTTATTGAAAAACGCGACTGGGACGCAGTAAAAGACCGCCTCTCTGACATTTCAAAATCTAACAAAATACTAAAATACACCCCAGAAGTTCCACTTGAAATAGGTCTTAAAGAGACTGTTGATTGGTATATGAATGATTATAAGATTGAAGAGTAAAAGGGACGCAGGAGTCAGAAGCAAATAATGTTTAAAACTATCATTACCATATTAAACGAATCGCAGCGCAAAAAAATGATTACGCTGGTCTTCATCTCTATAATTATTTCCTGCATTGAAACCGTTGGAATTTCGGCTATCTTACCGTTCATCACGCTTGCGAACGACTTTAACCTCGTACACTCAAATGAGTATTACAG
This genomic window contains:
- a CDS encoding NAD-dependent epimerase/dehydratase family protein, coding for MNNAKILVTGGAGAIGLNLIERLLRCDVGQILVLDDLSSGYKNYLPDDERIIFHNSDIGKIETYRSVMEEFKPNYVFHLAAHFANQNSVDHPFKDVQANIIGTMNLLEICKENTELKKFVYTSSSCVYGDAAIMREEDYIYPHETPYAINKYTAELYVKYYASMYSLPCVSIRVFNTYGPYEPHGAYRNVIPNFIVRAIKGEPLNITGDGTETRDFTFVGNTAQLLTLAATSEVTDGDVFNGGTGKPTQIIDLAKLIIKYTNSSSEIVFIEKRDWDAVKDRLSDISKSNKILKYTPEVPLEIGLKETVDWYMNDYKIEE